Genomic DNA from Pempheris klunzingeri isolate RE-2024b chromosome 22, fPemKlu1.hap1, whole genome shotgun sequence:
CTGTATTTGACCCAAACTATTTGAAAATTTGTCCTGCTCCCTTGTCTCTGAACCGTCTCTGCTGGTTCTGAATCACGACTGAGTGGGTTCAGCCTGGAGTTCATTCTGTGCAGAGGCGATTCTGATTTTAAACCATGCAGAGACACACTGTTATCTCAGTGGCCCAGAAAGACCACTGATATCCATTTCCTCTGAgtgcgaacacacacacacgtagacagGACACATTTACAAAAGcatgcacatgaaaacacacagaaaaagtcTAGGCACACAAAACTGCATCCTACAGAGACATGCTGACACACAAATACTGTTAAACAAACAtgctgtgaaactgtgaaagaCTGTTCAAAGAGGTAGAGCAAAAACATAAATTCATCCTCTCTTATTGGGCACACGACTCTAACACTGAAGCATGGATTCAGCACACACCGAGACATCATATTCAGAAAATATCCCAAAAACCAAGTCAGAGCCGAACCAATGAGACACATCTGAAGAAGAGATGAGCAAGTTCCAACACCAAactgctctgtgtctctctcacacacacacacacacacacacaaacacacactcacactctgcATGGGCTTACTTAACAGCCTTGGATGAAAACGCCCTCAGTGAAATTGAGCCTTATCTACGGTACCACTCTCTATTTtggtcacatgctcagcagtgcCCCTCTGTAGCCATCCAGACGTACTGCAAGCCTTCTCACCTGTATGTGGGCGTACTGTATGCTGTTTATGACTGCAACAGCATATGACTGCAGGCCGTGCAAGGGGTTCTGGTTTGGATTAACATCCATTTAATTTCGGAGCAGAAGTTTAAAATGGGACAATGCacatatctcacacacactataccCTCTTAGATCTCAGTGAAACCCTTTACCTCCCTGTGTATTAATGACCAGCCTGTGTCACCACTGATCAGCTCTATATGTTGAAAATATATTGTATAATGAAACTTTTATCTCTACGGATCTCTGTTGTGCTTATTCctacaaaacaaatgcaacattTATAACCATATTTCATTATATGCCAAAGTACCTGATTTGGTTATAATGTCGAATCAAATCACTGTACTTGTTAACTATCTGTTCAATATGCAAacatatacatttacaatataCATATCAAATACTGTAGAATGCTGTTTTAGAAACTTGTCTTTGTATTGTCTATTTATAGCTCATGAAAGTGCAACATTTAGGTATTCAGCAGGAAACCACTGGGCTGCCTCCACTTCAAGCAGAAAGCATCAACAGCACTTCATCACTCAGCCTACTGTTTTAACAGTGTACATGTGATACAGGCTTCCTTTGCTCCATCTTGGTCACACAGGTCTGGATACCTGTCATGTGTGATTCATTGGTTCTGATCAAAGATGATGGATTAGTTTACAAATGAGTTTGCTGAGGAGCGATATTGGGCTATCACAATAGCACAGTAATCTACTGTAATTATCATTAATGATTCGACGTCAGGACGTAGCAGGGGGACGTGGGCTCAATTAATAACGGCGTCAGAACCAAAACGTCCCGTCTCCAGCAGAGAAGCACAGCTCCACCGCCTCCTCCATCAGTTTCTCTATGGTGCTGTATTCAGGTGCCATTGGAAATTTGGAAACGTGTTTTTACAATGATTCAAATGGCGCAGCGACGGCAAGCGTCTGTTTCACTTACCATACGTCACACTTTTGAATGGAGTTGAATTGCATGACAGACATCTGATTATTATTGCTTCATTTGCTGTTAATATGTTGAATctctcatttatcatttatatcaGTCAGTAATTGTGGTTTGTAAATCCACTTTCTTATATCTGAGCTTACATTTGAGGCAGAGGGAGCACACTATGAATGTTAAGACATCAATTAATCAGGCTAATGTTAGTGAAGCCTGTTATTTCCACTTGGATATGGGTACCTTGTGTAGTCTGACCACTAGTAGGGCTTTGGAGCAATGTTTTAAAAGTGGGTCAATattctgtttgcttttgttttgacacAGGTTTCATGCTTTTTTGCAGGTCAACAGTTGGTGAAGGTAACATACCAATAAGAGTAGATATAACAAATGattaatagtgataataataaatgatgcTAGTTAATAAACCTGGATATAAACACCATTTTGAAATGGCTTTGCTAATGTCTtctgaggaaggaaatgcactAAACATATTTATTAGACCTCTAAGAGACACACAATGGCAAACACTAAATGTAAACAGAGCTGTTTGTCTTGCTGTTtgcaagaaaactccacagggcatcTTTGAGCTGGCTCCATAGAACAGGTTTTTCCGGGCAGCATTTGAAGGCAGCAGTCACTCTGTACAGTGCAGGAGATGTTTGCAGCCGCAGCCTGTTTCACTGTGCGGCTGCAGCGGAGcataacagaaaacaatgtggaggaagaggacagcTGAATCTGTCCACACACAGTGACCGATCATGGCCAGTCGGTGGCGAGACGGTCCTGACGGCCGCTCAGGAGACCCTGCCGGTGGCCTAAGAACTACGCGAATGCCCCGCCAACAAGAACCGTCCGGAGTCATCGAGGACGCGCCGGAGGCTCTGCGGGAGCTGCCGCGATGGATGCGGCTTTACTTCTACGGGATGCACGGCGTGGCTCTGGATGTCCTGCTCTCATCGTTGCAGGGGGTTTTGAATTATCGGGACCCAAAGCTGGTGGGCTTTTCCTCTCCATATCTATGCATTATGCATTCACTGACCCACTTTGCTCTGGAGAAGATCTACTCACAGAAGAGGTGTTTCCGAGGTCGGCCTGTGGTGTTTCACCTTGTTTTCTACCCGTCTGTCTACATCGGGCTGCAGATCCTCATCGGGAACATTCACACGCTGACCGAGCAGGTGAAAGTGGTATCCGGCGCGCAGCTGCTCGTGCACTACATCCTGGCTCTGTATTTTGCCCAGGTGTTCCACAGAGGGCTGTCCAGGCTGCAGTATTACCCCTCCTGCCCCGCCGACCCCCAGAGCAAACCCGGCCCGGAGGACAGCGGTCATGACCGGGGGCCTCTTCACGGTCTCCCCGGCTTTGTGCGCTTCCTGTTCTTCGGGATGCACGGCTTCCTGGACGAGGTGCTTTTCACCTCCATTTTCAACCTTGTGGAGAAGTCCGACCGGACCCTCAGCGGCCACACGTCCCTGTGGTCTTTCCTCATGTACGGGAGCTGCAGCTTCGTGGTGGAGAAGCTCTACCTGCACCTGCATTTCAGCAGAGGCTGGGGGACGTGTCGGCGGCTCCCCATCTACATCTGCTTCATCTACACCTGGGAGTTCTCCTGGGGCCTGGTCCTCAGGCAGTTTGACGCCTGCTCCTGGGACTACTCCCATTATCCTCACAACTTCATGGGACTCATCACCCTCCTCTACTTGCCTGGCTGGGTCTGCCTCAGTCTGTATCAGGACGTGCTGTCCAATGTCCTGCTGAGAATAAGGTGCACCAAAGCTGAAAATGATCTGAGTGGGGAGAATGGAGAGGTCAACGGACAGCTGGAGTCCAAGGAAAAACAACTTTGACTTTCTCGGGTTTTAACTGTCAGGGGAAGTCTGGGTCATATTAGACGGATGGAGAAACAAGCAGGCATCATTTTATTCTAATTAACAAATTCAAGGCATAAAAGTTTAGATTCctaaaaaaaaggtaaaaaaggCAGGAGGTAAAAATGGAGAATATGAGAAGAGTTTGGCCTCAAATGCTGGTATAAATAGGTCTGGGCTCTGCATTTGTCCACATGTCAAAGTAAGAATTAGTCTTTGTTGGTCAGCAAtaggttgccatgacaacagatGTTGAGCTGTTAATAGGATACAAAATTTTGTGCAGTTAATATTTTCAGCACGTTTAGAGCAGATATTTCTGAGGCCGCTAATAAAGATAAACAATTACTGAGGGCCCCTGGTTGTTTACCTAACCTGTTAAAATTCAGTTAACCTAACCCACTGCCATTTTTATCTGTAAAATACAGTtgtaatatgaatatttttcaaGTCTTTGTGACTTTGGAAGTGTGAATATTGCGTTTTTTAAAGACTGCTTTTGCACATTTGCCAGCTTATACATAACATGCATTGTTGGCAGGTCAAGTTTGAGTTGCATCAACTGCATCAGCATGCTTTAGCTGTAGCTCATATCTGCATGCTACAAAGTACAGATTAACTAACATCAGGAGGGGTTTGTTTCTAAAAATGTATGGTTTAGTTTTTCCACCAACATACACCTGATATTTATTCTCCTTATtcaagaccaaaaaaaaaaaaagacacaaaaactgTTCAGAGGACAGTACCCACTGTACCCATCTTCTCAAGCAAGCAatccatttttattgttttacattttgaaacaaGCTCCTCATTTTCCCTCAGTTTGTTAATTTGATCCCTGTGTAATGCATGGCAGCTTTTAGAGTAGAGATAAACCCAGTGATATATGTAGCAAGAAAACCAGTAGCTGAATGGATACAAGGAGCCAGGTGAGATTTTACTGTGAATCTTTCATGAACCAAACGTTACTTTGCTGGAGTGCCTTCCTCTGTCAACCAGACTCAAGCAAAGGCCTGGTGTCCATGGGGCTACTCTTTTTATATCTGAAGAACCACAGTGTTTTGAAAAtgagatagatatatatatatatatatagttccAGTTGCATAGTTAGATAATGGTGGTCAAACGGtcgtcaaaaaaaaaaaaatgttatggCTCCATGCAGCAAGTCTAGTCCAATTAATTTCAAAGTGCTTCTAGTGAGCATGTTTACCCCAAACTGGTGGACATTTCATGCAAAATGTCTTTCTTGTCCGACAGGCAGCCCTGCCACAGAGGCACTGACACTAAATCT
This window encodes:
- the tmem229a gene encoding transmembrane protein 229A — protein: MASRWRDGPDGRSGDPAGGLRTTRMPRQQEPSGVIEDAPEALRELPRWMRLYFYGMHGVALDVLLSSLQGVLNYRDPKLVGFSSPYLCIMHSLTHFALEKIYSQKRCFRGRPVVFHLVFYPSVYIGLQILIGNIHTLTEQVKVVSGAQLLVHYILALYFAQVFHRGLSRLQYYPSCPADPQSKPGPEDSGHDRGPLHGLPGFVRFLFFGMHGFLDEVLFTSIFNLVEKSDRTLSGHTSLWSFLMYGSCSFVVEKLYLHLHFSRGWGTCRRLPIYICFIYTWEFSWGLVLRQFDACSWDYSHYPHNFMGLITLLYLPGWVCLSLYQDVLSNVLLRIRCTKAENDLSGENGEVNGQLESKEKQL